Proteins co-encoded in one Quadrisphaera sp. RL12-1S genomic window:
- a CDS encoding DNA-3-methyladenine glycosylase, giving the protein MDFRSTPPVSRAFFGRPVLEVARDLLGRVVVHSPTGEDDDAVAVRLTEVEAYAGPGDPGSHAARGRTPRTAVMFGPPGHAYVYFSYGMHWCANLVCGPEGTASAVLLRAGEVVGGLDLARSRRPAARRDVDLARGPARLASALGLDKAQDGADLCAPTSALRVLDGPASSSSPEVLTGPRVGVSGEGGDGGRYPWRLWLAGEPTVSAYRVAAPRRRRAGSPTTSTTTRPTDEESAL; this is encoded by the coding sequence ATGGACTTTCGAAGCACGCCCCCGGTGTCGCGCGCCTTCTTCGGCAGGCCGGTGCTGGAGGTGGCGCGCGACCTCCTCGGCCGCGTCGTCGTCCACAGCCCGACGGGGGAGGACGACGACGCAGTGGCCGTCCGCCTCACCGAGGTCGAGGCCTACGCCGGCCCGGGGGACCCCGGCTCGCACGCCGCGCGCGGCCGCACGCCCCGCACGGCGGTGATGTTCGGCCCGCCCGGCCACGCGTACGTCTACTTCAGCTACGGCATGCACTGGTGCGCCAACCTCGTCTGCGGGCCGGAGGGCACCGCCAGCGCCGTGCTGCTGCGCGCGGGGGAGGTGGTGGGCGGTCTGGACCTGGCGCGCTCGCGCCGCCCCGCCGCCCGCAGGGACGTCGACCTCGCCCGCGGCCCGGCCCGGCTGGCGTCGGCGCTCGGCCTCGACAAGGCGCAGGACGGCGCGGACCTGTGCGCCCCCACCTCCGCGCTGCGGGTGCTCGACGGGCCCGCGTCGTCGTCGTCGCCCGAGGTGCTGACGGGCCCGAGGGTCGGCGTCTCGGGGGAGGGCGGGGACGGCGGGCGCTACCCCTGGCGCCTCTGGCTGGCGGGGGAGCCCACCGTGTCGGCTTACCGCGTGGCGGCGCCGCGCCGTCGTCGGGCAGGCTCTCCCACGACCTCGACGACGACGAGGCCGACCGACGAGGAGAGCGCGCTGTGA